A genomic stretch from Sulfurimonas sediminis includes:
- a CDS encoding flagellar assembly protein A — protein MKYIYAGKFVKRVKIPLFEGIEPVLTRPGKLIFWFKEKEHTGEVIEVEENELLVEYKKPVYGQNGLNAFGEYLDANFANNMDDLQADVDEKSIAIQENATSKKYISKIRGYVHYDGKELLVDNRIKVSEITKHKDLVEDLEDNNIEIVVTQHDTARDTIKEGVTLVSERIHVNGFVGAKSRLEAITLEIEGATHQDSLQYAKYATINRHKGTLRCHEGKISLLEGGVVHATAVEIDSSIGGAVYAQDVTIKHVKNNLKVYASNSITVRLVSGEDNLFKINYRDVPVVQSKLQFIDKDIKELRYKLEGAKRHSLGKVEELEKEITRLKKEKEAIHNSYKNAKITVQEPFKGLNNIIFTIDNAHEIAYKTEAKSYPPFYLEIQENIITLHPVAKSIVIEEK, from the coding sequence GTGAAATACATATATGCCGGCAAATTTGTCAAACGTGTCAAAATTCCTCTGTTTGAGGGAATAGAGCCTGTCCTCACACGTCCTGGTAAACTTATTTTTTGGTTTAAAGAAAAAGAACATACAGGCGAAGTTATCGAAGTCGAGGAAAACGAACTTCTTGTGGAGTATAAAAAGCCTGTATACGGACAAAACGGGCTCAATGCTTTTGGTGAATATCTAGACGCAAATTTTGCCAACAACATGGATGACCTGCAGGCAGATGTTGATGAAAAATCTATTGCAATACAGGAAAATGCAACATCAAAAAAATACATAAGCAAGATACGCGGATATGTCCATTATGACGGCAAAGAACTTCTTGTTGACAATCGCATAAAAGTCAGTGAAATCACAAAGCACAAAGATCTTGTAGAAGATCTCGAAGACAATAATATTGAAATAGTGGTGACGCAGCATGATACGGCAAGGGATACCATCAAAGAAGGGGTGACGCTTGTTTCAGAGAGAATACATGTAAACGGTTTTGTGGGAGCAAAAAGCCGTCTTGAAGCGATAACCCTTGAAATTGAGGGAGCTACCCACCAAGACTCACTCCAGTATGCGAAATATGCAACCATTAACAGGCATAAAGGTACATTACGATGCCATGAGGGGAAAATTTCTCTGCTTGAAGGTGGTGTGGTACACGCAACCGCTGTAGAAATTGACTCTTCCATAGGGGGTGCTGTTTATGCCCAGGATGTTACCATCAAGCATGTGAAAAACAATTTAAAAGTTTACGCTTCTAATTCTATTACTGTCCGGCTTGTATCCGGGGAAGACAACCTCTTTAAAATAAACTACCGTGATGTCCCGGTAGTGCAAAGCAAACTGCAGTTTATAGACAAAGATATCAAGGAGCTCAGATATAAATTAGAAGGAGCAAAAAGACACAGCTTAGGTAAAGTTGAAGAGTTGGAAAAAGAGATTACACGCCTTAAAAAAGAAAAAGAGGCAATACACAACTCCTACAAAAATGCAAAAATTACTGTCCAAGAACCTTTCAAAGGTTTAAACAACATTATCTTTACCATTGACAATGCGCATGAAATAGCCTACAAAACAGAGGCAAAATCCTATCCTCCTTTTTATCTTGAAATACAAGAAAACATCATCACCCTTCATCCTGTCGCAAAATCCATAGTTATCGAAGAAAAATAG
- a CDS encoding helix-turn-helix transcriptional regulator, with amino-acid sequence MQINDLFNILHNSIESQYNGKKISLKDMAKSLGISMRTYQDWKLGRAKPQAAATVIKMLGKLDDDEIIRAVRKINRLEE; translated from the coding sequence ATGCAAATAAATGATTTATTTAACATCCTACATAACTCAATAGAGTCTCAATACAATGGGAAAAAGATTTCCCTTAAAGATATGGCTAAAAGTCTGGGGATTTCTATGCGTACATATCAGGACTGGAAACTGGGACGTGCCAAACCGCAGGCTGCAGCAACGGTTATAAAAATGTTAGGTAAATTAGATGATGATGAAATTATCAGGGCTGTAAGAAAAATCAACAGATTAGAGGAGTAG
- a CDS encoding HU family DNA-binding protein: MNKAQFVELVQEHGNYKTKVEAENAIKAFTEAVIEALVKGEDVSLVGFGSFAAVLQKGKTGKVPGTDKTYTTQDKMVPKFKAGKGLKDRVAAGK; the protein is encoded by the coding sequence ATGAATAAAGCACAATTCGTTGAGTTAGTACAAGAACACGGAAACTACAAAACTAAAGTGGAAGCTGAAAATGCAATTAAAGCTTTCACTGAAGCAGTAATCGAAGCCTTAGTAAAAGGGGAAGATGTTTCTCTCGTTGGTTTTGGTAGTTTTGCAGCAGTACTTCAAAAAGGTAAAACCGGCAAAGTTCCAGGTACAGACAAAACTTATACGACTCAAGATAAAATGGTTCCTAAGTTTAAAGCTGGTAAAGGTCTTAAAGACAGAGTGGCCGCAGGGAAATAA
- a CDS encoding tyrosine-type recombinase/integrase — MSALEQSKFSLKVTFQGLLEQQPNEKKAEDMLIKKLSKYSSSPFSDNSWVLNRGTNKSHSDRVRFHMFKKMGDKAVRLIKLFAIVLFERDSSYVYIRYLHRYIKFLSEENISLLQVNKKIFSYYSYWLDSQKKEDGEGYASVYKNKLLDSALTFHTYMNMHSSLVYIQGIESIENHYSKNNNSDKYKVIDENILEKLDTHFMTDESPLHIRVAYWIMRMYATRPTDTLNYPLDCVKKLSKDMGTIKHAIVKNSKSARGIDYKIEYLNLKEPMQKMLYKLIKKQQEVSQELQEDSDKKDFLFTYRHTQNKKIQYFSNQRLSKYFRKLQKELKIPEKARAIPRDLKKTGITMRLEAGWSTPQLKNFANHRTYESLDSYTAPSESFMIEEQRKILLENKDITSRYMFKGRIVNGMDDAFEKKLLENPKAHKISDLGYCPNTAGCGNHYECLDCDDLVPDKELEEYYLEQVDRYLKITEKQYELGDNTNAKDSHHRATLFAVLYNKLHSNGSIE, encoded by the coding sequence ATGTCAGCATTAGAGCAATCAAAATTCTCCCTAAAAGTTACTTTTCAAGGACTGCTGGAACAACAGCCTAATGAAAAAAAAGCAGAGGATATGTTGATAAAAAAACTATCAAAATATTCATCTTCGCCATTCTCTGATAACTCATGGGTACTTAACAGAGGAACTAATAAATCTCATAGTGATCGAGTGAGATTTCATATGTTTAAAAAGATGGGAGATAAAGCTGTTAGACTCATAAAATTGTTTGCTATTGTTTTATTTGAAAGAGATAGCTCATATGTTTATATACGATATTTGCATAGATATATTAAATTTCTATCTGAAGAAAACATAAGCCTTTTGCAAGTCAATAAGAAAATATTCTCATATTACAGCTATTGGCTTGATTCTCAAAAAAAAGAAGATGGAGAAGGCTATGCATCTGTATATAAAAATAAGTTATTAGATAGTGCTTTAACATTTCATACTTATATGAATATGCATTCTTCTTTAGTCTATATACAAGGGATTGAGTCTATAGAAAATCACTATAGCAAAAATAATAATAGTGATAAGTATAAAGTTATTGATGAAAACATTTTAGAAAAACTTGATACACATTTTATGACCGATGAATCACCCCTTCACATAAGAGTGGCTTACTGGATTATGAGAATGTATGCTACAAGACCGACTGATACGTTAAACTATCCATTAGACTGTGTAAAAAAACTATCAAAAGATATGGGAACAATTAAGCATGCTATTGTCAAGAATTCTAAGAGTGCAAGAGGAATTGATTATAAAATAGAGTATTTGAACCTTAAAGAGCCTATGCAAAAAATGTTGTATAAATTAATTAAAAAACAGCAGGAGGTAAGCCAAGAATTACAAGAAGATAGTGATAAGAAAGATTTTTTATTCACATATAGGCATACGCAAAATAAAAAGATACAATATTTTTCAAATCAAAGATTGTCAAAGTATTTTAGAAAGCTACAAAAAGAATTGAAGATACCAGAAAAAGCCCGTGCCATACCAAGAGATTTAAAAAAGACAGGGATTACAATGCGACTAGAAGCTGGATGGAGCACACCACAACTAAAGAATTTTGCAAATCATCGCACATATGAATCATTAGATTCATATACTGCACCATCAGAGAGCTTTATGATAGAAGAGCAGCGTAAGATACTATTAGAAAATAAAGATATTACCTCACGATATATGTTCAAAGGTAGAATAGTGAATGGTATGGATGATGCGTTTGAGAAAAAATTACTTGAAAATCCAAAGGCACATAAGATATCAGATCTTGGATACTGTCCAAATACAGCAGGTTGCGGTAATCATTATGAATGCTTAGATTGTGATGACCTTGTGCCAGACAAAGAACTTGAAGAATATTATCTTGAGCAAGTAGATAGGTATTTAAAAATAACAGAAAAACAATATGAGCTAGGTGATAATACAAATGCTAAAGATTCTCATCATAGAGCGACCCTGTTTGCTGTATTATATAATAAATTACATAGCAATGGGAGTATTGAATAA
- a CDS encoding tyrosine-type recombinase/integrase produces the protein MIKYSKNKNSQFYVQVDSSIYIIGMKGIAALKDVSFNTSCWIHFKKLVFEKQMKMLEIVEDIFGEERSVGLEKAIWVMTEMLMQENSKGVKEYFEYHAKLCFSQYWIHRYAYFEYHGFDITKGVFFRTKLDRIDTLPENVKYHILNIIGFGVKDDSLPLRIYPETRYDLKININNNGWKNISLDGKHNFKLEKNVKKTKKLLAKIKEQLLNHNPLSSITQDFEVSTGIIIMYALAIHPKLFNNSIKKILRNQMLNNEEISLSKALQFHIAQDTNLLHKVKKYHLEAYAELRKIVFKYQETQVKHFDVFNKIVISKVSKKYIIGYIKQNIWRTFTISLGIVSDDAIAREIKEFAIYSVSKGTSVKGEILSFFKYVKTRKKSFNLKASDIEYDDIVTWFDKRSKDKKLKGVKNDISSFYKYLINRAILNGSANIEKLKVIQKTLSSEIVIIDNEEESTLPLPEEVYLQIRYHIDEVSVDVKNAFLVISSTGCRPSELASINQNSLIFDKKLNCHILILSIEKQAKAYAKKGKKAIRKIPLYDNDVIKAIENQILISENIRKESKIDSIFVRKSLNYAHQVKYHIVSSKELIREISALIEKYDIRADIDSNLWHYTPYQMRAMIATTMVEDGHSPEEIKSFFGWLTLNTSEKAYAYVRTKKAEELNTDFFRDHFKVQFDNNLLSGYSKKDKEQMFVELYIHKRQMEYGECVRHPIMGECGKLQTADSCANCARLITDSKYLSSWQRLRNNQKSILNAFIEKVESEGCPKNEYETWSEYIIQKNRLDAYDNLVNRLIASLKGSACQH, from the coding sequence ATGATTAAATATAGTAAAAATAAAAATAGCCAATTTTATGTTCAAGTTGATTCGAGTATATATATTATTGGAATGAAGGGAATAGCAGCTTTAAAAGACGTTTCATTTAACACAAGTTGCTGGATACATTTTAAAAAATTGGTTTTTGAAAAACAAATGAAAATGCTAGAAATAGTAGAGGATATTTTTGGTGAAGAAAGAAGTGTCGGATTAGAAAAAGCCATATGGGTTATGACGGAAATGCTAATGCAAGAGAACAGTAAGGGTGTAAAAGAATATTTTGAATATCATGCAAAACTATGTTTTTCTCAATACTGGATACATCGGTATGCCTATTTTGAGTATCATGGTTTTGATATTACAAAGGGTGTTTTTTTTAGAACAAAGTTAGATAGAATAGACACTTTGCCGGAAAATGTCAAATATCACATATTAAATATAATCGGTTTTGGAGTAAAAGATGATTCTCTTCCCTTGCGAATATATCCAGAAACAAGATATGATCTAAAAATAAATATTAATAATAATGGATGGAAAAATATTTCATTAGATGGCAAACATAATTTTAAGCTTGAAAAAAATGTAAAAAAAACAAAAAAGCTTCTCGCAAAAATTAAAGAGCAGTTGCTTAATCATAATCCATTGTCTTCAATAACTCAAGATTTTGAAGTAAGTACAGGTATAATAATTATGTATGCCCTTGCAATACATCCAAAACTATTTAATAATTCTATAAAAAAAATATTAAGAAATCAAATGCTTAACAACGAGGAGATATCGCTTAGTAAGGCATTACAGTTTCATATTGCTCAAGATACAAATTTATTGCATAAGGTAAAGAAGTACCATCTTGAAGCTTATGCGGAATTAAGAAAAATTGTATTCAAATACCAAGAAACTCAAGTGAAACATTTTGATGTATTTAATAAAATAGTTATTTCAAAGGTTTCTAAAAAGTATATCATAGGCTACATAAAGCAAAATATATGGAGAACTTTCACGATAAGCTTAGGTATTGTTAGTGATGATGCAATTGCAAGAGAGATTAAAGAATTCGCGATATATAGTGTATCTAAAGGTACATCGGTAAAAGGAGAAATTTTATCATTTTTTAAATATGTTAAGACTAGAAAAAAAAGTTTCAATCTAAAAGCCTCAGATATCGAATATGACGATATAGTTACTTGGTTTGATAAGAGATCAAAAGATAAAAAATTAAAAGGTGTAAAGAATGATATAAGCTCATTTTATAAATATCTAATAAATAGAGCGATACTTAACGGTTCTGCAAATATAGAGAAGTTAAAAGTTATACAGAAAACCCTTTCATCGGAAATTGTTATAATAGATAATGAAGAAGAATCTACCTTGCCCCTACCAGAGGAAGTGTATTTACAAATAAGATATCATATAGATGAAGTTTCAGTTGATGTTAAAAATGCTTTTTTGGTTATATCATCTACAGGATGCAGACCATCCGAGTTAGCTTCAATAAATCAAAATTCTTTAATATTTGATAAAAAATTAAATTGCCATATTTTAATTTTGAGCATAGAGAAACAAGCTAAAGCTTATGCTAAAAAGGGGAAAAAGGCGATAAGAAAAATACCTTTATATGATAATGATGTTATAAAAGCGATAGAAAATCAAATTCTAATTAGTGAGAATATTAGAAAGGAATCTAAAATTGACTCTATATTTGTCCGTAAAAGTCTCAACTATGCACATCAAGTCAAATATCATATTGTTTCATCTAAGGAGCTAATTAGAGAGATAAGTGCTCTAATAGAAAAATATGATATACGCGCTGATATTGATAGTAATCTATGGCACTACACTCCATATCAGATGAGAGCGATGATAGCTACAACTATGGTTGAAGACGGACATAGTCCAGAAGAAATTAAATCATTTTTTGGCTGGCTTACATTAAACACAAGTGAAAAAGCATATGCATATGTAAGAACTAAAAAAGCTGAAGAGCTTAATACCGATTTTTTTAGGGATCATTTTAAAGTTCAGTTTGATAATAATTTACTAAGTGGATATTCAAAAAAAGACAAAGAACAGATGTTTGTAGAACTTTATATTCATAAGCGTCAAATGGAGTACGGTGAATGTGTTAGGCATCCAATAATGGGGGAATGTGGAAAGCTCCAAACTGCAGACAGTTGTGCAAATTGCGCTAGACTTATTACGGATAGTAAATATCTTAGCTCATGGCAAAGGTTACGTAACAATCAAAAGTCTATTTTAAATGCCTTCATAGAGAAAGTAGAAAGCGAAGGATGCCCTAAGAATGAATATGAAACATGGAGTGAATATATTATTCAAAAAAACCGTTTAGACGCATATGACAATTTAGTTAACCGTTTGATAGCAAGTTTAAAGGGGAGTGCATGTCAGCATTAG
- a CDS encoding tyrosine-type recombinase/integrase, whose product MYKLQKGKKVHKNGRADEFYHICKPNIPDFYSSLYVSNKSKNSLDYGKGIGYILVKYFNFLLDRNVEYWNASDEDVKAYMLYIINFDIKKNEIISEPEITYHTIQKHKETIVKFYKFLWQYSEHSVLQINKWDNNKLSEYSTALTLRWNDISSIADATIDLFVTKHKTSSKEYILEYTDEEVKAIYSNFRNYRNRAIFLATLHGMRIDEVLSIKLKDYNPRECTVKPSRSKGKGRGRKRTILFGDQTIGVIENYILNERNPAEVKSKKSSEYLFVNTKAIEGEILFNEYKAASYRDSLVRAAKNAGIKGNVRTHSGRSDKATKLVKAMVGGELNLSDEIIRHIMGWKSPESIRPYVDHANEEISKDFAKKHAESLNKKLLELQEKLHD is encoded by the coding sequence ATGTATAAATTACAAAAGGGAAAAAAGGTACACAAAAATGGTAGAGCGGATGAGTTTTATCATATTTGTAAACCAAATATTCCTGATTTTTATTCAAGTCTCTATGTTAGTAATAAATCGAAAAATTCTTTAGATTATGGCAAAGGAATAGGGTATATATTAGTGAAGTATTTTAATTTTCTATTAGATAGGAATGTAGAATATTGGAATGCATCAGATGAAGATGTAAAAGCATATATGCTGTATATTATTAATTTTGATATCAAGAAAAATGAGATAATATCTGAACCAGAAATTACATATCATACAATTCAGAAACATAAAGAAACTATAGTGAAGTTTTATAAATTTTTATGGCAATACTCTGAACATAGTGTGCTTCAGATAAATAAATGGGACAATAATAAACTTTCTGAATACAGCACAGCTCTTACGTTGCGATGGAATGATATTAGTAGTATAGCTGATGCAACGATAGATCTATTTGTTACAAAGCACAAAACTAGTTCAAAAGAATATATTTTGGAATATACGGATGAAGAGGTTAAAGCAATATATAGTAATTTTAGAAACTATAGAAATCGCGCAATATTCTTAGCTACATTACACGGGATGAGAATAGATGAAGTTTTATCCATAAAGCTTAAGGACTATAATCCTAGAGAGTGTACCGTTAAGCCATCTCGTTCTAAAGGCAAAGGAAGAGGTAGAAAAAGAACTATTCTCTTTGGAGATCAGACAATAGGAGTTATTGAGAACTATATCTTGAATGAGAGAAACCCTGCAGAAGTAAAGTCTAAAAAGAGCAGTGAATATCTCTTTGTAAATACTAAAGCTATAGAAGGCGAGATTTTATTTAATGAATATAAAGCCGCTTCATACAGAGATTCATTGGTTAGAGCAGCTAAAAATGCAGGAATAAAAGGGAATGTGAGAACACACTCTGGCCGTTCTGACAAAGCAACAAAGCTTGTAAAAGCAATGGTTGGAGGAGAACTAAATCTTAGCGATGAAATAATAAGACATATTATGGGTTGGAAATCTCCTGAATCGATTAGACCATATGTAGATCATGCAAATGAAGAAATTTCAAAAGACTTTGCTAAGAAACATGCAGAAAGTTTAAACAAAAAGCTTTTAGAACTGCAAGAGAAACTACATGATTAA
- the brxL gene encoding protease Lon-related BREX system protein BrxL yields the protein MDLNSKLNEEFIGKVVRKDLTKSIKEGANVPIYVLEYLLGMYCATDNEELIQEGVAKVKYILAKNYVRPDEKEVVKSRIKEKGRYKVIDKVSVKLNEKDDVYEAEFSNLGIKKIVINEEYVKKYQKLLAGGIWVIVTLEYYYDENAKGASPFHIQDLKPIQMPNMDMEEFQAQRGKFTNDEWMDIIIRSSGMEPTNFEINTKWHLLARLIPFVENNYNMCELGPRGTGKSFVYKEISPNSILVSGGQTTVANLFYNMSSRTIGLVGNWDIVAFDEVAGINFKDKDGIQIMKDYMESGSFARGKEQKQAKASFVFVGNIDGSIENIIKTSHLLSPFPKEMIDTAFFDRFHNYLPGWEIPKMRTEFFTNEYGFITDFMAEWMRELQKMNYSNAIDKYFKLGKDLNQRDSRAVKKTVSGLLKLMHPNGVYDKEDVRVALEYALVGRRRIKEQLKKIGGMEFYDVNFSYIDIEDDSEIRVAVPESGGNALIPDGQLPNGSLYTVSYNPDNGHKGLFRLDLQVMAGGGKLDTTGFSGTAIKEEIKEAANYIQANLHRVSLGVKYKDFDYHLKASDLNGVGKAKDIELAIFVSLCSGVLEKPLLSQMVVLGSMNIGGTITGTESLPDALQIASDSGAKKILLPAVDMTQMAKVPPELMSKFQLIIYSDPIDAVFKAVGVE from the coding sequence ATGGATTTGAATAGCAAACTAAATGAAGAGTTTATAGGTAAAGTAGTAAGAAAAGATTTGACAAAAAGCATTAAAGAGGGAGCAAATGTTCCTATTTATGTATTAGAGTATTTGCTTGGTATGTATTGTGCAACTGATAATGAAGAGCTCATACAAGAAGGTGTTGCCAAGGTTAAATATATACTTGCTAAAAACTATGTAAGACCAGATGAGAAAGAGGTTGTCAAATCTCGTATAAAAGAGAAAGGTCGTTATAAAGTTATAGATAAAGTCTCTGTAAAGCTCAATGAAAAAGATGATGTGTATGAAGCAGAGTTCTCTAACCTTGGTATTAAAAAAATAGTTATCAATGAAGAGTATGTAAAAAAATACCAAAAGTTACTTGCAGGTGGTATATGGGTCATAGTTACTCTTGAATACTACTATGATGAAAATGCCAAAGGTGCATCTCCTTTTCATATACAAGACCTAAAACCCATTCAAATGCCAAATATGGATATGGAAGAGTTTCAAGCCCAAAGAGGTAAATTCACTAATGATGAATGGATGGATATAATTATAAGAAGCTCTGGAATGGAGCCAACTAATTTTGAGATAAATACTAAATGGCACTTATTAGCTCGTTTAATCCCATTTGTAGAGAACAACTACAATATGTGTGAGCTTGGACCAAGAGGAACGGGTAAATCATTTGTATATAAAGAGATTTCGCCTAACTCCATACTTGTAAGTGGTGGTCAAACTACTGTTGCGAATCTCTTTTATAATATGAGTAGTAGAACTATTGGTCTTGTTGGTAATTGGGATATTGTAGCATTTGATGAAGTAGCAGGAATTAACTTCAAAGATAAAGATGGCATACAAATAATGAAAGATTATATGGAAAGTGGTTCATTTGCAAGGGGTAAAGAGCAAAAACAAGCCAAAGCTTCATTTGTGTTTGTTGGAAATATTGATGGAAGTATAGAGAACATCATAAAAACTTCTCACTTGCTCTCTCCATTTCCAAAAGAGATGATAGATACTGCATTTTTTGACCGTTTTCACAACTATCTCCCAGGGTGGGAAATCCCTAAGATGAGAACAGAGTTTTTCACTAATGAGTATGGGTTCATTACGGACTTTATGGCAGAGTGGATGAGAGAGCTTCAAAAGATGAACTACTCCAATGCTATTGATAAGTATTTTAAGCTTGGTAAGGACTTGAACCAAAGAGACAGCCGTGCTGTTAAAAAAACTGTAAGTGGTCTTCTAAAACTTATGCACCCAAATGGTGTATATGATAAAGAAGATGTAAGAGTGGCATTAGAATATGCACTTGTTGGTAGAAGACGCATAAAAGAGCAACTGAAAAAGATAGGTGGCATGGAATTTTACGATGTAAATTTCTCTTATATTGATATAGAAGATGATAGTGAGATAAGAGTAGCCGTTCCCGAAAGTGGTGGAAATGCACTTATTCCAGATGGACAACTTCCAAATGGTTCATTATATACTGTTTCATACAATCCAGATAACGGTCATAAAGGTCTGTTTAGATTAGACTTGCAAGTAATGGCAGGTGGTGGAAAACTTGATACTACTGGATTTAGTGGAACAGCTATAAAAGAAGAGATAAAAGAAGCTGCAAACTATATACAAGCAAATTTACATCGTGTGTCACTGGGTGTTAAATATAAAGATTTTGATTATCACTTAAAAGCAAGTGACCTTAACGGTGTAGGTAAAGCAAAAGATATTGAGTTAGCCATATTTGTATCTTTATGTAGTGGTGTTCTTGAAAAACCATTACTATCTCAAATGGTAGTTCTTGGCAGTATGAATATTGGTGGAACAATTACAGGTACAGAAAGTCTTCCAGATGCTCTACAAATTGCAAGTGATAGTGGAGCAAAGAAAATACTACTTCCTGCTGTTGATATGACACAAATGGCGAAAGTCCCACCAGAGTTAATGAGTAAGTTTCAACTTATTATTTACTCAGACCCAATTGATGCAGTGTTTAAGGCTGTTGGGGTGGAGTAA